Proteins encoded by one window of Salicibibacter halophilus:
- a CDS encoding alpha/beta fold hydrolase, which yields MFLFRSFDGTRLHYDKKGNGQPFYFFHPPGVGAAIFREQGSLAEKRKVVALNARGHGMSELGDQPITMEQWAADTYALAKHEKDDRMIVCGYSQGSLGALAFANRYPERTAGVVLIGGFPFADTWLLKQGLRTGTWASALHWKPLIALALSRVHTKDKTTRRMIAASVKSVQANALKRWFELGQEADYRESLDNLSAPLMLIYGKRDPYAKAYQSDFYCRANQVPVQSVYIDGVGHQVPTKRSNELNAVLAQFARKAGD from the coding sequence TTGTTTTTGTTTAGAAGTTTCGATGGAACCCGTTTGCATTATGATAAAAAAGGCAATGGCCAACCGTTTTATTTTTTTCATCCGCCGGGTGTCGGGGCGGCGATTTTCCGGGAACAAGGGTCACTGGCAGAAAAAAGGAAGGTTGTTGCCTTGAACGCGCGTGGACATGGGATGAGTGAACTCGGGGACCAACCGATTACGATGGAACAATGGGCAGCGGATACCTACGCACTTGCTAAGCATGAAAAAGATGATCGAATGATCGTTTGTGGCTACTCGCAAGGAAGCCTGGGGGCACTTGCCTTTGCGAATCGTTATCCGGAACGAACGGCCGGCGTGGTCTTAATCGGTGGGTTTCCGTTCGCAGACACTTGGCTATTGAAGCAAGGTTTACGGACAGGCACATGGGCATCTGCACTTCATTGGAAGCCGTTGATTGCCCTTGCCCTCTCTCGTGTCCATACGAAAGACAAGACAACCCGCCGAATGATCGCTGCTTCCGTTAAAAGCGTACAGGCAAACGCATTAAAACGTTGGTTTGAATTGGGACAAGAAGCTGATTACCGCGAATCATTGGATAATCTATCTGCCCCTTTGATGCTCATCTATGGGAAACGGGATCCTTATGCCAAAGCATACCAGTCAGATTTTTATTGCCGTGCAAACCAGGTGCCCGTTCAATCTGTGTATATCGATGGCGTCGGCCACCAAGTTCCGACGAAGCGCTCCAATGAACTGAACGCGGTTTTAGCCCAATTCGCGAGGAAAGCCGGTGATTGA
- a CDS encoding S66 peptidase family protein: MKKIKTQALQPGDTLGLAMPSSPVTMETLDRATKAVEKLGFSVQFARHFEHDDSNFLAGSISSRVGELHTLFVDPEVDGILCLRGGYGSAALLPYLDYSLISKHAKLLIGFSDITALHLAFQQKGKMMTFHGPMAAKLIDAPAFTVDHFMQSVTGNRWAQRLQNPAHEPIKTLVHGVAGGILTGGNLAVITGLMGTPFEIDTRGKILFLEDVGEEPYKVDRALTQLALAGKLHDAAGFMLGTCRNCASKAFPKGDHVLAVCERILAPYGKPTVYNVQAGHGDYQLTLPLGAYVHVDATHQQIDMLESAVI, translated from the coding sequence TTGAAAAAAATAAAAACCCAGGCCCTCCAGCCCGGGGACACTTTGGGATTGGCAATGCCCTCAAGCCCCGTCACTATGGAAACCTTGGATCGAGCGACTAAAGCCGTCGAGAAGCTTGGGTTTTCTGTCCAATTCGCCCGTCATTTTGAACATGACGATTCCAACTTTCTGGCCGGCAGTATCAGCAGCCGCGTCGGGGAATTGCACACTCTCTTTGTAGACCCGGAAGTCGACGGCATCCTTTGCTTGCGCGGAGGGTATGGCAGCGCGGCGCTTCTTCCTTATTTGGATTATTCCTTAATTAGCAAACACGCAAAATTACTGATTGGATTCAGCGATATCACTGCATTGCACCTTGCCTTCCAGCAAAAAGGCAAAATGATGACGTTTCATGGACCAATGGCTGCCAAATTGATTGATGCCCCAGCTTTTACGGTGGACCATTTCATGCAGAGCGTAACAGGCAACCGCTGGGCACAACGTTTACAAAACCCTGCCCATGAACCGATTAAAACACTTGTTCATGGTGTAGCGGGCGGTATTTTAACTGGGGGAAATTTAGCTGTGATTACCGGTTTAATGGGGACGCCGTTCGAAATCGATACGCGCGGGAAAATTCTTTTCCTCGAAGACGTCGGTGAGGAACCTTATAAGGTGGACCGAGCACTCACGCAATTGGCATTGGCGGGAAAATTGCATGATGCAGCAGGTTTTATGCTTGGAACGTGTAGAAATTGCGCATCAAAAGCTTTCCCAAAAGGGGATCACGTCCTTGCCGTCTGTGAGCGAATCCTTGCTCCCTACGGAAAGCCAACCGTCTATAATGTGCAAGCCGGGCACGGGGATTATCAACTGACGCTCCCCCTCGGTGCCTATGTACATGTGGACGCGACACATCAACAAATCGATATGCTTGAAAGCGCGGTGATTTAA
- a CDS encoding pyridoxamine 5'-phosphate oxidase family protein: MSSESLKERIAEVLKLNRIGVLSTIKDNRPYARYMTFHHEGFTLFTPTVEDTHKVEDIEDNPYVHILLGYEERERGEAFIEVEAEAETATNPDDRKKAWSEKVAEKYSGPEDERFIVLVCRPSVIRYRNDDEPESAEEIHL, encoded by the coding sequence ATGTCAAGTGAAAGCTTGAAGGAACGCATCGCCGAAGTATTGAAGTTAAATCGCATTGGTGTATTATCCACCATAAAAGATAACCGCCCTTATGCTCGTTATATGACGTTTCACCACGAAGGGTTCACGCTTTTTACCCCCACGGTTGAAGACACACACAAAGTGGAGGATATCGAAGACAACCCCTATGTGCATATTCTTTTAGGTTACGAAGAACGTGAACGGGGAGAAGCATTTATAGAAGTGGAAGCAGAAGCAGAAACCGCGACAAATCCGGATGATCGCAAGAAAGCTTGGTCTGAAAAAGTGGCGGAAAAATACAGCGGCCCCGAGGATGAGCGCTTTATTGTACTCGTTTGCCGGCCGTCTGTCATTCGATACCGAAATGATGATGAGCCGGAGTCAGCGGAAGAAATACACCTCTAA
- a CDS encoding ABC transporter ATP-binding protein, which translates to MKTMLIDIENLTLKRDKYILKDVNWQVRAGEHWAMLGMNGAGKTALLNVICGYEFPTKGTVRVLGEEFGRYPWQELRKKIGWVSFSFTEKMHDQLQNIGLEVVLSGKFASIGLHNYPTDEEMARAKEIMRDLGVGYLEKQPYVHMSQGEKQRMLIGRALMADPEILLLDEPCNGLDFFAKAQLLHTVEQLAERRETTIIYVTHQVDEILPVFEQTLLIRDGEVFDAGKTAKLLTSEKLSEFCRAPIQVQHKNSRYLLEIEE; encoded by the coding sequence ATGAAAACAATGCTCATAGATATTGAAAATTTAACGCTGAAAAGAGATAAGTACATCCTTAAAGACGTAAATTGGCAAGTTCGGGCAGGGGAGCATTGGGCGATGCTTGGGATGAACGGGGCAGGAAAAACAGCGCTTTTGAACGTGATTTGCGGATACGAATTTCCGACAAAAGGAACCGTTCGTGTGCTTGGTGAAGAATTCGGCCGCTACCCATGGCAGGAACTGCGCAAAAAAATCGGGTGGGTCAGTTTTTCTTTTACCGAGAAAATGCATGACCAATTGCAAAATATCGGATTGGAAGTGGTGCTGAGCGGAAAATTCGCATCCATTGGTTTACATAATTATCCGACGGATGAGGAGATGGCTAGGGCGAAGGAAATCATGCGTGACTTAGGGGTAGGTTATTTGGAAAAACAACCCTATGTCCACATGTCCCAAGGGGAAAAACAACGGATGCTTATCGGACGAGCCCTCATGGCCGATCCTGAAATCCTTCTTCTCGATGAGCCGTGTAACGGACTTGACTTCTTCGCCAAAGCCCAGTTGTTGCACACCGTCGAGCAACTCGCGGAACGCCGGGAAACGACAATTATATACGTTACGCATCAAGTGGATGAAATTCTGCCGGTGTTTGAGCAAACGCTTTTAATCCGCGATGGGGAAGTGTTCGATGCAGGAAAGACCGCCAAACTTTTGACATCAGAAAAGCTTTCCGAATTCTGTCGCGCCCCCATTCAAGTCCAACACAAAAACAGCCGCTATCTCTTGGAGATAGAAGAGTAA
- a CDS encoding DUF1850 domain-containing protein yields MGDGISVPPCSYMKKVLLGLLAFAIFIVIFLYYFPQQTYLTFSSQRSDEVFLQEPVETGDEVEVSWIHSIEQTPWIETFQINEEAQLVLSETRFKSYGAGTPEDTDGTLTVEDGFMIISDLHEPFEAYNWFHSYDVDYTVTINDRTTIESTALPDQTPIEMKVQREREVPFVSSIF; encoded by the coding sequence ATGGGGGACGGCATATCCGTTCCCCCATGTTCTTATATGAAAAAAGTGTTGCTCGGGTTGCTCGCGTTCGCTATCTTTATTGTCATTTTCCTGTACTATTTTCCACAGCAAACGTATCTCACCTTCTCTTCCCAACGTTCCGATGAAGTGTTTTTACAGGAACCTGTAGAAACAGGGGATGAAGTGGAGGTTTCCTGGATTCATTCGATAGAACAAACACCCTGGATCGAAACGTTTCAAATCAACGAAGAAGCCCAATTGGTCTTGTCCGAGACACGGTTTAAATCTTATGGCGCGGGAACACCAGAAGATACAGATGGCACACTAACGGTAGAAGATGGATTCATGATCATTTCGGATTTACACGAGCCATTTGAAGCCTACAATTGGTTCCACTCTTATGATGTGGATTATACGGTCACAATTAATGATCGGACGACCATTGAAAGCACCGCGCTTCCCGATCAGACACCGATAGAAATGAAAGTACAAAGGGAAAGAGAGGTGCCGTTCGTTTCCAGCATCTTCTGA
- the cls gene encoding cardiolipin synthase, with product MFTTIVITIIALLLLLAIWFIIDFRLGRKRHQQQASTAKMFPMRHSETELIKDGRRFFQRLFTDIEQAQDHVHTSVFIIKEPGIGAQLLALLERKARDGVKVRLLVDRFGSRLATATIHRLKRSGISFAYAHKPKFPFIFYSANRRYHRKITVVDGKIAYLGGFNVGDEYVGKDKLGYWRDYHVRMEKEIITDLQETFLDDWAEAGGAPPANLMPASTEQGPEPMQLLASEGLGYADELIKWFDSAENYVLIASPYYVPGRQIQDAIINMAKRGVKVDILLPQKKDHPLVKDAAFAYFEELLQAKCNIHEYITGFFHGKAIVIDGHFANIGSAKVDKRSFFLNDELDLFFHQQGEMVTTAEAIVRNDMQAAKQITMQDLENRTWFEKAKTKFATWISDLL from the coding sequence ATGTTCACAACAATTGTCATTACAATTATCGCACTCCTGCTGCTTCTTGCCATTTGGTTCATCATTGACTTCCGGCTTGGTCGCAAGCGCCATCAACAGCAAGCTTCAACAGCAAAAATGTTTCCCATGCGCCATAGTGAAACCGAGCTTATTAAAGACGGCCGCAGGTTTTTCCAACGTTTGTTTACAGACATCGAGCAAGCACAGGATCATGTGCATACGTCTGTTTTCATTATCAAAGAACCCGGGATCGGCGCTCAACTGTTGGCTCTCCTGGAAAGAAAAGCGAGGGACGGGGTAAAGGTAAGGCTGCTGGTCGACCGTTTCGGCAGCAGACTGGCGACCGCTACGATCCACCGTTTGAAGCGTTCGGGCATATCTTTCGCCTATGCGCACAAACCGAAATTTCCGTTTATTTTTTACAGCGCAAACCGCCGCTATCACCGTAAAATTACAGTCGTTGACGGCAAAATAGCCTATCTCGGCGGTTTCAATGTCGGGGACGAATATGTTGGAAAAGACAAATTGGGGTATTGGCGCGACTATCATGTGCGAATGGAAAAAGAGATCATCACCGATCTCCAGGAAACCTTTCTGGACGACTGGGCAGAAGCAGGCGGAGCGCCCCCGGCAAACCTAATGCCCGCCAGTACGGAGCAGGGACCGGAACCGATGCAATTACTTGCAAGCGAAGGTCTCGGATATGCCGATGAACTCATCAAATGGTTTGACTCCGCCGAAAATTATGTACTGATCGCGAGTCCCTACTATGTGCCCGGCCGCCAAATTCAGGATGCGATCATCAATATGGCTAAACGTGGGGTGAAAGTGGATATTCTGCTTCCGCAAAAAAAAGACCACCCACTCGTCAAAGATGCCGCCTTTGCTTACTTTGAAGAGTTATTACAAGCAAAATGCAATATCCACGAATACATCACCGGCTTCTTTCACGGCAAAGCCATCGTCATCGATGGCCATTTCGCAAATATCGGCTCGGCGAAGGTTGATAAACGAAGTTTTTTCTTAAACGATGAACTGGATCTTTTTTTTCACCAACAAGGAGAAATGGTAACGACTGCAGAAGCTATCGTCCGTAACGACATGCAAGCTGCCAAACAAATCACCATGCAGGACCTCGAAAATCGTACATGGTTTGAGAAGGCAAAAACGAAATTTGCCACTTGGATATCGGATCTTTTATAG
- a CDS encoding TRAP transporter permease, producing the protein MNQDNTQTDDQLDDNQEELLEKYDTESRIRSFNNRFLLMLVTVIAVSMSLYHLITAFTGPPVPILVHRALHVSFVLILVFILFPPTKKAKRDRLPFYDIVLALLSIPSTIYLFVNYEDIVTRGGLPITEDIIMGSLLVVLVFEAGRRVTGAALPILAFLFILYALFGQDLPGIFTHRGYDWSQLAEQFYMTTEGIFGTPVGVSSTYIILFIIFGSFLLKSGMGQLFNDLALAITGKQKGGLRKYR; encoded by the coding sequence ATGAATCAAGACAACACGCAAACCGATGATCAGCTCGACGACAACCAGGAAGAATTACTTGAAAAATATGATACAGAATCCCGTATTCGCAGCTTTAATAATCGTTTTCTTTTAATGCTTGTCACGGTTATTGCCGTGTCCATGTCACTGTATCATCTCATTACGGCTTTTACGGGGCCGCCGGTCCCCATACTCGTCCATCGAGCCTTACACGTTTCTTTTGTGCTCATTCTTGTTTTTATCCTTTTTCCGCCAACGAAAAAAGCAAAAAGGGACCGTTTGCCGTTCTATGACATCGTGCTTGCGCTTTTATCGATCCCTTCTACCATTTATTTATTCGTTAACTATGAGGACATTGTCACTCGCGGCGGGTTGCCCATTACCGAAGATATCATCATGGGCTCATTACTGGTCGTCCTTGTTTTTGAAGCAGGTCGCCGTGTAACCGGGGCTGCTCTTCCGATTCTCGCTTTCCTTTTTATTTTATACGCATTGTTTGGCCAAGATTTGCCGGGGATCTTCACACACCGGGGCTACGATTGGTCACAATTGGCCGAACAATTTTACATGACGACGGAAGGCATTTTCGGTACGCCGGTTGGTGTATCTTCCACTTACATCATTCTCTTTATCATCTTTGGCTCCTTTTTATTAAAATCGGGAATGGGACAACTATTCAACGATCTTGCTTTAGCCATTACCGGCAAACAAAAGGGGGGCCTGCGAAAGTATCGGTGA
- a CDS encoding TAXI family TRAP transporter solute-binding subunit: MNKSSFSKFLGIMTASALIVSGCSNGDEEAEGDANGGEDVTDLFVTIGAGGTEGVYYQIAGAMSNIYGDEGFDTSVQATGASVENINLLQSDQAELAIVMADAMEQAYEGFGPFEDEGPMENLVGISGLYPNVVQIITTEDSGIETFSDLEGMNVAVGDANSGVELNARMMFEAHDMSYDDINEDYLPYGEAIDQIRNGVVDAAFVTSGLPNPAAMDLGSTHDVTVVEVEDDGMEYLEENYEAFLEHEVPADTYDNDEDIQTAAITNLLVPNPDLTDEEVYELTRAFYENLEDIQASNAAAEDIDIENAEEGLNVPMHPGAEQYFEEEGVLSGDE, translated from the coding sequence ATGAATAAATCATCTTTCAGTAAATTCCTTGGCATTATGACTGCTTCTGCCTTGATTGTAAGCGGTTGCAGCAATGGAGACGAAGAAGCCGAAGGCGATGCTAACGGCGGCGAAGATGTGACCGACTTGTTCGTGACCATTGGCGCCGGGGGGACGGAAGGCGTTTATTATCAGATTGCCGGTGCCATGTCCAACATCTATGGAGACGAAGGATTTGATACATCCGTTCAGGCGACGGGAGCTTCTGTTGAAAACATTAACCTGTTGCAGAGTGACCAGGCGGAACTCGCCATTGTCATGGCCGATGCGATGGAACAAGCGTATGAAGGCTTCGGTCCGTTTGAAGATGAAGGGCCGATGGAAAACCTTGTCGGCATCAGTGGTTTGTACCCGAACGTTGTTCAAATCATTACAACAGAGGACTCGGGCATTGAAACGTTTTCCGACCTGGAAGGGATGAATGTTGCCGTCGGCGATGCCAATTCCGGCGTGGAATTAAACGCGCGGATGATGTTTGAAGCCCATGATATGAGTTATGACGACATCAATGAAGACTATTTGCCTTATGGGGAAGCGATCGACCAAATCCGTAACGGCGTGGTCGACGCGGCATTCGTTACCAGTGGCCTTCCCAACCCGGCTGCCATGGATTTGGGAAGTACCCATGATGTGACCGTTGTAGAAGTCGAGGACGACGGAATGGAATATTTGGAAGAAAACTATGAGGCTTTCCTTGAACATGAGGTTCCAGCCGATACGTATGATAATGACGAAGATATTCAAACAGCCGCCATTACGAACCTATTAGTACCGAATCCCGATCTAACAGACGAAGAAGTCTATGAACTCACCCGTGCATTCTATGAAAATCTGGAAGACATTCAAGCTTCCAATGCAGCTGCCGAGGATATAGATATTGAAAATGCCGAAGAAGGATTAAACGTGCCTATGCATCCGGGGGCTGAACAGTACTTCGAGGAAGAAGGCGTGCTCTCCGGAGACGAATAA
- a CDS encoding M20 metallopeptidase family protein: MVMQTAKKLLPWLCEVRRDFHMYPELGMEEYRTMDKVCHHLDALNIPYEKNIANTGVVAIIEGNNPEGKTIALRADMDALPIREENDVPYYSRHKGKMHACGHDAHMTILLGAACILSSNRDELPGNVKLLFQPAEETVGGAAPMIEEGALKDPTVDAVLGLHVAPELPVGTIGVKYGQMNASSDALSLTVHGKGAHAAYPAGGKDAIVMSAQLLSALQTVVSRNVDARESAVVTFGTISGGTQPNIVADRVHLQGTMRTLNPKVRADVLERLQATVENVAKGLGGSAELAIDPGYTALINNDKMVDLVKKAGKDLLGEKNMTITPKPSLGVEDFSFFAAEVPGAFYRLGVRNESKGIVHGGHTPRFDIDERALAIGAAMQVCNVQGFFQQKGSF, from the coding sequence ATGGTGATGCAAACAGCCAAAAAATTGCTGCCCTGGCTTTGCGAGGTTCGACGAGACTTCCACATGTATCCCGAGCTGGGCATGGAAGAATATCGCACGATGGATAAAGTCTGCCATCACCTGGACGCCCTGAACATTCCTTATGAAAAAAACATTGCCAACACCGGTGTTGTTGCGATAATCGAAGGGAACAACCCCGAAGGAAAAACCATCGCGCTCAGGGCAGATATGGACGCGCTTCCCATTCGCGAGGAAAACGATGTGCCCTATTATTCCAGGCATAAAGGGAAGATGCATGCCTGTGGCCACGATGCCCATATGACGATTTTACTCGGGGCTGCCTGTATACTGTCGTCCAATCGTGACGAACTCCCCGGAAACGTGAAATTGCTTTTCCAGCCCGCCGAAGAAACCGTAGGAGGCGCCGCACCGATGATCGAGGAAGGTGCGCTTAAAGATCCGACGGTGGATGCGGTGCTCGGTTTACATGTAGCGCCCGAGTTACCGGTTGGCACGATCGGCGTTAAATACGGACAAATGAATGCCTCGTCCGATGCACTCTCGCTTACCGTACACGGGAAAGGGGCGCATGCTGCTTACCCTGCCGGCGGAAAGGATGCCATCGTCATGTCCGCTCAACTTCTTTCCGCATTGCAAACCGTCGTGAGCCGCAATGTCGATGCCCGGGAGAGCGCTGTGGTTACATTTGGAACAATCTCCGGGGGGACACAGCCTAATATTGTGGCAGATCGCGTGCACCTTCAAGGCACCATGCGGACACTTAATCCGAAAGTTCGTGCTGACGTACTTGAGCGTCTCCAAGCAACCGTGGAAAACGTGGCGAAAGGATTGGGCGGCAGCGCTGAACTTGCCATCGATCCCGGCTACACAGCACTCATTAATAACGACAAGATGGTCGATCTAGTCAAGAAGGCAGGGAAGGATCTTCTTGGTGAAAAAAACATGACGATCACCCCTAAACCAAGCCTCGGCGTCGAAGACTTTTCTTTCTTTGCCGCTGAAGTCCCCGGCGCTTTTTACCGTTTAGGTGTCCGAAATGAGAGTAAGGGAATCGTTCACGGCGGGCACACCCCGCGCTTTGATATCGATGAACGCGCACTAGCGATAGGCGCGGCGATGCAAGTTTGCAATGTGCAGGGGTTTTTTCAGCAAAAGGGATCTTTCTGA
- a CDS encoding TRAP transporter permease: MKIGNGTTIQRSCFSHYRQTKGGPAKVSVIASGFLGSIQGSAIANVVTTGNFTIPLMKKIGYHRNFAGAVESSASVGGQILPPVMGAAAFIMAETLGVPYTDIALIAILPALLFYFGILTQVHMRAVKDNLSGVPRDELPSIIDVLKERGHLLLPIFFLIYMLFIAGVTVIYAAAWTIIVTVIVSSLRKTTRMNIREMIDALETGARTTVTVAIACATVGFIVGISSLTGFGINLANAIVTIGGESLFLTLLFTMVACIVLGMGMPSIPAYIITATMAAPALVELGVQPVVAHLFVFYFGIFANITPPVALAAFAAAGLSGGGPMRTGFHALKLALAGFVIPFMFVYNDALLLIDTTVMEGIIVIITATIGVIMLGIAAERYFLYKLNLLFSGLMAVGGVMFLYPGTMSDVIGLAILLLILAIQFISKKRQGTPDVSTAS, encoded by the coding sequence ATTAAAATCGGGAATGGGACAACTATTCAACGATCTTGCTTTAGCCATTACCGGCAAACAAAAGGGGGGCCTGCGAAAGTATCGGTGATCGCCTCCGGTTTTCTCGGCAGCATTCAAGGTTCGGCCATCGCGAATGTTGTCACCACCGGGAACTTTACCATTCCCTTAATGAAGAAAATCGGTTACCATCGCAACTTCGCCGGAGCTGTGGAATCTTCCGCTTCGGTCGGCGGACAAATTCTGCCCCCGGTTATGGGAGCTGCCGCTTTTATTATGGCGGAGACACTGGGCGTGCCTTACACGGATATCGCTTTAATTGCCATTCTACCGGCATTACTCTTTTATTTCGGGATTCTTACACAAGTGCATATGCGTGCGGTCAAAGATAATTTATCCGGCGTTCCCCGCGATGAACTGCCAAGCATCATCGATGTTCTGAAAGAAAGAGGGCATCTGTTGCTGCCGATTTTCTTTCTCATTTACATGTTGTTCATTGCCGGAGTGACGGTTATTTATGCCGCGGCTTGGACGATTATCGTCACCGTCATCGTCAGCTCGCTCCGCAAAACCACACGTATGAACATTCGAGAAATGATTGACGCGCTGGAAACGGGAGCACGCACAACGGTCACCGTTGCCATTGCCTGTGCGACCGTTGGGTTTATCGTCGGCATTTCCAGTTTAACCGGATTCGGCATTAATCTGGCTAACGCGATTGTGACCATCGGTGGCGAAAGCCTCTTCCTTACATTGCTCTTCACAATGGTGGCTTGTATCGTTCTCGGAATGGGAATGCCAAGTATCCCCGCCTACATCATTACGGCGACGATGGCTGCTCCGGCTCTTGTTGAACTCGGGGTGCAGCCGGTTGTGGCGCACTTGTTCGTCTTCTACTTTGGCATTTTCGCCAACATTACACCGCCTGTAGCCCTCGCGGCTTTTGCTGCGGCAGGTTTATCTGGCGGCGGTCCGATGCGAACAGGTTTCCATGCCCTGAAATTAGCGCTGGCAGGGTTTGTCATTCCGTTCATGTTTGTTTACAACGATGCACTATTATTGATTGACACCACTGTGATGGAGGGCATCATTGTCATTATAACCGCGACCATCGGGGTAATCATGCTCGGGATCGCTGCGGAGAGATATTTTCTCTACAAACTCAATCTTCTCTTCAGCGGACTAATGGCAGTCGGTGGAGTTATGTTCCTCTATCCGGGCACCATGTCAGACGTTATTGGTTTGGCCATTCTCCTGTTAATCTTGGCCATCCAGTTCATTTCAAAAAAACGACAGGGAACACCTGACGTTTCCACCGCTTCTTAA